The DNA window AGCCCAAAAGCATCCTATAGCTATTCCAAAGAAAAGCTTAGCCTTGGGCTTGTAACCTACATTCCCGTAACTCATAACGAGGCAGGCGGTTTAACACCAAGAGCCTCATATATTTCATATTGTTTCTTTAGAATTTCTCCAAAACGAATATTATGTCCGGATACCTCAAAACATTCAATGAGGTCTAATTTATCAAGCAGCGTTGCAATAGTGTAGTCTTTAAAAAGACCGGCCTCCTGCATCTTTTTCTTGATATAAGAGAGGTAAATTAGAGCAATGAATGCTACAAAAAGTTTACCTTCAAGGCTTTGTTCTGAGGATACCAAGAGCCTTCTTAAATTAAGACGTTCTTTGAGGTTACCAAAAGCCTTTTCAACAACATCTCTGTTTCGATAAACCTGCAATGCTTCTTTAGCGCTCATCTTTTCATTAGTCATTAAAGCAAAAAAGCCATAGTAGCGTTTGGTCTTTGAAACAACATCCTTTTTGACTTCTACTTTAAGGCCATGTTTTGTTGTTTGTATAAGGTTAAAATACTTAGCGTAAAGCGCTTCATGTTCTTTGATGGTTTTGCCTTCAAGCAATTCATTTCTTAAAAGCACAATAAGCTTATCAAGTCTTTTTTCGTCTTCTGCGGCTTTATCTATATTGTAATAGTAGTGGATATAAACTTTTCGGTTGTTACTTACAGTATCTTTTTTGTATGATCTTTCGCATTTATAGCTCCATGTTGTTTTTACGGTGTGCATGTAGAGTTCATAGTCGCTGTCGTAGTGGTCGTATGTTTTGAAACTATCATAGATTGGATCAAGATTATCCTTTATGAAATTGATTGAAAAAGGAACGGAGAGTAAAAACTTACGATGCTTGCTGTAGAGTTCATTTATATTGTGCTTGTGCTGTAAAAGCCTCTGTCCATTACAAGCTTGACATTCTTAAAACCCAGCTGGCTTAAATCAATCAAAAGGTTGTTTAGCGTTTTGGTATCTGGAGTGTTTCCAGCAAGCTTGCGATAATAAAACGGCAGATTGGATATTGCCCCAAAAACAACTGCTAGATTTAATTGTTCAAGCGCATCATGTTCTTTGTTATGTCCATACTGCAGCTGGGCTAATCCTTCAG is part of the Desulfurella sp. genome and encodes:
- a CDS encoding transposase, which produces MHTVKTTWSYKCERSYKKDTVSNNRKVYIHYYYNIDKAAEDEKRLDKLIVLLRNELLEGKTIKEHEALYAKYFNLIQTTKHGLKVEVKKDVVSKTKRYYGFFALMTNEKMSAKEALQVYRNRDVVEKAFGNLKERLNLRRLLVSSEQSLEGKLFVAFIALIYLSYIKKKMQEAGLFKDYTIATLLDKLDLIECFEVSGHNIRFGEILKKQYEIYEALGVKPPASL